The sequence TGACTCTGAAATTGATTGTGACAGGAGAGCGAACCGAGAGCAACACTACCTGGAGCGCCGGATTGAATTCGCCGCCGGAATCACCGCCAGTCGAAGCCTCACCCATCACTAATCCACGTTCATCCGCGGGAGGGGGAAGTAATAACAACAAGGCCATTATCAATTTATCCGCTTTCGGTAATTCATTCACTCACCTGGCAGTCAATCCATTTTAAAAAGGCGGAAATGGAGGAATcttgtaaacaaacaaacaaaaaaataataataataattaaatttaaaaaaatttcttcaaattgattcacaaaaaaaaaagttaagttcCGCTATGCAAAAAATTCCGGCACCCAAATttccaattcaaaattttgagttgttttttgaaaaattctcttttttctcacttttccttttgtattttttctttctctcatctcGATGTGCGCGCACCAATACACTCTATACAAAAGCCCAAGTGCGGATTCATATAATTGATTCCAAAAAGCGTATTATTAAATGtttgtttggttatttttacaattaaaaaatggggggagaaaaaaatattaacccGATCCGCTAAAAGCTTGAAGGCCAGTAATGGCACGGCCTAGAATAAGGGCGTGAATATCGTGAGTGCCTTCGTAGGTATTGACGGCTTCCAAGTTCATGACGTGTCGGATGATGTGGTACTCGTCCGAAATTCCGTTGCCACCCAACATATCTCGGCAGGCCCGGGCAATGTCCAGCGACTTGCCGCAAGAATTCCGCTTCAATAGCGAAATCATGTCGGGCGTGACTCTGTAATTCGACAAGTTGATAATCAATGATCGATTTGAATACATCGAATTGCATTACAAATGTCAAACTCACAGTCCGTTGTCCTTGAGACGGCCGACTTGGATGCAGCCCTGAAGGGCCAGCGCGATTTCGGTCATGGCGTCAGCCATTTTCTTCTGGATGAGTTGAGTAGCGGCCAGAGGACGACCGAATTGTTGTCGCTGGAGAGTGTAGTCACGGGCGGCTGCCAGGCAGAATTCGGCAGCTCCTAGTGTGCCCCAAGCGATTCCGTAACGGGCGCTGTTGAGGCAACTGAACGGACCTTTTAGGCCGTGAACTTTGGGTAGCATGTTGGACTCGGGTATGACGACGTCTTCCAACATGATCATGCCGGTGGTAGAAGCTCGAAGAGAGAATTTGCCTTCGATTTTAGGCGTGGTGAATCCTTTGGTGCCTCGTTCGACCAGGAATCCTCGGATCCTGTTGCCCTCGTCCAGCGATTTGGCCCAGACGACGGCGACATCGGCGATGGGGCTGTTGGTGATCCAAGTTTTGCTTCCGTTGAGAATGTAAACGCCCGCCTTGGCGTCGTGTTTGGCTTTGGTTTCCATTCCGGCAGGATCGCTGCCGTGATTGGGCTCGGTCAAACCGAAGCAGCCCACCAACTCTCCCTTGGCTTCAATGGGgacaaagaaattcaaaagtgAAGGGTCGAGAGAACATTATTTGGCACGAGATTTCTACCAAGTTTGGGAAGAAACTTCTCCTTTTGCTCGGTGGTTCCGAAGGCGTCGATGGGGTACATGACTAATGAGGACTGGACACTGAAGGCGGAACGGTAGCTCGAGTCCACTCGCTCCACCTCCCTGGCCAACAAGCCATAAGCTACAGATGAGGCCCCAGCACAGCCATATCCCTCAATTGTTGGCCCCAAGACGCCAAGCTCTCCCATCTCTTGCATGATTTCTCGatggaaaacttttggagaCAAACTTTATCATCTTAGACACACCAACGATTCCATGGATGTGAATATTTCTACCTTCATGTCTGTTGGCCATTGTGATGCGAGGCATGAGCTTTTCCTGGCAGTAGGTCTTGAAACTGTCCCGCATCATTATCTCATCTTCAGTCAGTTGAGATTCCAAGTTCAGGGGATCACGCCAGTCAAACGCAACTGGAAAACATCAGCACCCAAGGTCAGTGAATGTGTTCCCCATTTTGGTTAATGGAAAACATTTACCTT comes from Daphnia pulicaria isolate SC F1-1A chromosome 11, SC_F0-13Bv2, whole genome shotgun sequence and encodes:
- the LOC124315339 gene encoding glutaryl-CoA dehydrogenase, mitochondrial-like, coding for MASGMRFAFSVIRPVNLACVRFQSTAAQTKVYETKPKSAEKVAFDWRDPLNLESQLTEDEIMMRDSFKTYCQEKLMPRITMANRHEVFHREIMQEMGELGVLGPTIEGYGCAGASSVAYGLLAREVERVDSSYRSAFSVQSSLVMYPIDAFGTTEQKEKFLPKLAKGELVGCFGLTEPNHGSDPAGMETKAKHDAKAGVYILNGSKTWITNSPIADVAVVWAKSLDEGNRIRGFLVERGTKGFTTPKIEGKFSLRASTTGMIMLEDVVIPESNMLPKVHGLKGPFSCLNSARYGIAWGTLGAAEFCLAAARDYTLQRQQFGRPLAATQLIQKKMADAMTEIALALQGCIQVGRLKDNGLVTPDMISLLKRNSCGKSLDIARACRDMLGGNGISDEYHIIRHVMNLEAVNTYEGTHDIHALILGRAITGLQAFSGSG